In a single window of the Palaemon carinicauda isolate YSFRI2023 chromosome 10, ASM3689809v2, whole genome shotgun sequence genome:
- the LOC137648358 gene encoding general transcription factor II-I repeat domain-containing protein 2-like: MEGLKKAPCISLAIDESTDSTDNAQLIVFVRYYDAGEKIFCQDWLGVTDLKGRARGEDIYGSLESLLESRNIDVKSIISVTTDGAPAMVGRERGLVARSKEDNPDMISYHCIIHRSVLCASLGDEYGKVMETYYEASKLPSINVSTMTSSTTNLSYGGQCKL; this comes from the exons ATGGAAG GACTGAAAAAAGCACCATGTATCTCACTGGCTATTGATGAATCAACAGACAGTACCGACAATGCTCAACTCATTGTTTTTGTGAGATATTATGATGCAGGGGAGAAAATATTTTGCCAGGACTGGTTGGGTGTGACTGACCTTAAAGGAAGAGCACGGGGAGAGGATATTTATGGATCCTTGGAAAGCCTGTTAGAATCAAGAAATATTGATGTCAAATCCATCATTTCAGTGACTACAGATGGAGCTCCAGCCATGGTTGGTCGAGagaggggattagttgcaagatCAAAGGAAGATAATCCGGACATGATAAGTTACCACTGCATAATCCACCGATCAGTTCTGTGTGCCAGTCTGGGAGATGAATATGGTAAAGTAATGGAGACTTATTATGAAGCTAGTAAACTTCCTTCGATCAACGTCAGCACTATGACATCGTCTACTACGAACCTTTCTTACGGAGGTCAATGCAAGCTATGA
- the LOC137648359 gene encoding general transcription factor II-I repeat domain-containing protein 2A-like, which translates to MSLLNDLNVKLKGEKHTISNLISAIRTFQKKIALFKDDIQSQLFHSPRLLEERKDEKDTNYVQFIEKLIDNFKVRFNDFVLGKQMLLFIQNPFLVTDITEFSVEANLTWKWVDTVKIQLELIDFQENVALKQVFCDCTPETFWSKEGSPANFLTLHRLAVQILTMFGSTYCCQSAFSTMNLVKNKFRSCMTNEHLHHCLRLAITPLAPKFRELAKSKKCNFSH; encoded by the coding sequence ATGTCACTTTTGAATGATCTCAATGTCAAACTGAAAGGGGAAAAACACACTATCTCCAACTTGATCTCAGCAATTCGAACTTTCCAGAAAAAAATTGCACTTTTCAAGGACGATATTCAGAGCCAACTTTTCCATTCTCCAAGActtttggaggaacgtaaagatgaaAAAGACACTAATTATGTCCAATTTATTGAGAAGCTGATCGACAATTTTAAGGTTCGCTTTAATGATTTTGTTCTTGGAAAACAGATGCTGCTGTTCATTCAAAACCCTTTTCTAGTGACAGATATCACAGAATTTTCAGTCGAAGCAAATCTCACCTGGAAATGGGTAGATACTGTTAAAATCCAACTGGAACTTATTGACTTTCAAGAGAATGTAGCGCTGAAACAAGTATTCTGTGATTGTACACCAGAAACATTTTGGTCAAAAGAAGGATCCCCTGCTAATTTTCTCACTCTTCACAGATTAGCTGTGCAAATTCTCACGATGTTTGGCTCCACTTACTGCTGCCAATCTGCTTTCTCAACTATGAACCTAGTGAAGAACAAGTTTCGCTCTTGTATGACCAATGAACACCTCCACCACTGTCTTCGACTCGCTATTACTCCATTAGCACCAAAATTTCGGGAACTAGCAAAAAGCAAAAAGTGcaatttctctcactaa